From a region of the Haematobia irritans isolate KBUSLIRL chromosome 4, ASM5000362v1, whole genome shotgun sequence genome:
- the LOC142234834 gene encoding uncharacterized protein LOC142234834: protein MEMAAISINKLLKTIDTCESDVKPFFYVQTKWLDDQIMIKLQDSETNNCYQGVVTITTLKETAAEFDIPYNIYYEECRLALTTYIGFPGYSYKLDDDDSSLKIWKAPADSVPTLYLEIPLKKIRNHYDILDAAIDELQNTSKTLNDRVEKAHKFDQNSRELLEDYRLCVEEKNQLEKRLLRKVAVLLNTKKQKIAELEERLNKYEAPNDSADNDEEDEAADMNDTDAINRPKTSRKRAAVMTESDTDTDDDAFEVNTQPLTIAGAT from the coding sequence ATGGAAATGGCGGCTATTTCCATAAACAAGCTTCTTAAAACAATAGATACATGCGAAAGCGATGTCAAACCTTTCTTTTATGTTCAGACCAAATGGCTAGATGATCAGATCATGATTAAACTCCAAGATTCGGAGACAAACAACTGCTATCAGGGAGTGGTAACAATAACAACTCTTAAAGAAACTGCAGCAGAATTTGATATTCCATACAACATATATTACGAAGAGTGCCGTTTAGCACTGACCACATACATTGGATTTCCAGGTTATAGTTATAAATTGGATGATGATGATAGCagtcttaaaatttggaaagcGCCAGCCGATTCAGTACCAACATTGTATTTGGAAATACCATTAAAGAAAATTCGAAACCATTACGATATCCTAGATGCGGCTATAGACGAGTTACAAAATACCTCAAAAACCTTAAATGATCGTGTTGAAAAAGCGcataaatttgatcaaaattctaGAGAATTATTGGAAGACTATCGGCTTTGTGTTGAGGAGAAAAATCAGTTAGAAAAGCGGCTCTTACGAAAAGTTGCAGTGCTCTTAAATACAAAGAAACAAAAGATTGCTGAACTAGAAGAACGCTTGAACAAATATGAAGCGCCTAACGATAGTGCCGATAATGACGAAGAGGATGAGGCGGCAGATATGAATGACACTGACGCAATAAACAGACCAAAAACCTCACGTAAACGTGCAGCAGTTATGACAGAAAGTGACACTGATACAGATGATGATGCATTTGAAGTGAACACACAACCTCTTACCATAGCTGGAGCAacatag